One Aphelocoma coerulescens isolate FSJ_1873_10779 chromosome 5, UR_Acoe_1.0, whole genome shotgun sequence DNA segment encodes these proteins:
- the CEND1 gene encoding cell cycle exit and neuronal differentiation protein 1 encodes MDSKGNVRSGNKPDAKAASSGKPEKPNPGPATNADKKEAPKEQPAPATATKKAGSDAAVANNHSNLKPSPAATETQEASGQSPDSDHKGNSSEESPGSFFDNMKPLIIVGGVAVAALAVIVGVAFLARKK; translated from the coding sequence ATGGATTCCAAAGGCAACGTCCGAAGTGGAAACAAACCCGACGCCAAGGCCGCCAGCTCCGGGAAGCCAGAAAAGCCCAACCCTGGGCCTGCTACGAATGCAGACAAGAAGGAGGCCCCCAAAGAGCAGcctgctcctgccacagccaccaAGAAGGCAGGCAGTGACGCCGCCGTCGCCAACAACCACAGCAACCTGAAACCCAGCCCCGCCGCCACGGAGACGCAGGAGGCCAGCGGCCAGTCCCCTGACTCTGACCACAAGGGAAACAGCTCCGAGGAGTCACCGGGCAGCTTCTTCGACAACATGAAGCCCTTGATCATCGTCGGAGGAGTGGCGGTGGCTGCGCTGGCTGTGATTGTGGGAGTGGCATTCCTAGCCCGGAAAAAATGA